Proteins encoded within one genomic window of Pectobacterium araliae:
- the pgl gene encoding 6-phosphogluconolactonase, with the protein MQQVVYVASPESQQIHVWQLGAQGKLTLLQTVDVPGQVQPMVIAPNKRHLYVGVRPDFRVLSYRIDEQGKLTQAGVASLPGSPTHLSTDNDGRFLFSASYSGACISVSPIGADGIVGEPIQQLDGLEGCHSTNIDPTNTVVWAPCLKEDRIRLYDLAAAGELSVHRQAEMTTVAGAGPRHMAFHPNQRFAYCVNELDSSVDVYQLDDASGDVQKVQTLDAMPADFSDTRWAADIHITPNGRFLYISDRTASLLSIFLVSEDGSTLTLTGHQPTETQPRGFNIDNTGEFLISAGQKSQHIEVYHIDQHSGDLQPLARYAVGQGAMWVSVLALD; encoded by the coding sequence ATGCAGCAAGTGGTTTATGTCGCCAGCCCGGAAAGTCAGCAGATTCATGTTTGGCAACTCGGTGCTCAGGGAAAGCTGACATTATTGCAAACCGTTGACGTTCCAGGACAGGTTCAGCCGATGGTTATCGCGCCAAATAAGCGCCACCTGTATGTTGGCGTTCGTCCTGATTTCAGGGTTCTGAGCTATCGTATTGATGAACAGGGTAAATTGACGCAAGCCGGTGTCGCATCGTTACCGGGCAGCCCGACGCATCTGTCGACAGATAATGATGGACGTTTCCTGTTCAGCGCGTCTTACAGCGGCGCTTGCATTAGCGTTAGCCCAATTGGTGCTGACGGCATTGTTGGTGAGCCGATTCAGCAACTGGACGGATTGGAAGGGTGCCACTCTACCAATATCGATCCAACCAATACCGTGGTGTGGGCGCCGTGTCTGAAAGAAGACCGTATTCGCTTGTACGATCTGGCCGCAGCAGGTGAACTGAGCGTACATCGACAGGCAGAAATGACAACGGTAGCAGGAGCGGGCCCGCGCCATATGGCTTTCCACCCGAATCAGCGTTTTGCCTATTGCGTGAATGAACTGGACAGCTCAGTCGATGTGTATCAGTTGGATGACGCCAGCGGCGACGTGCAGAAAGTGCAAACGTTGGATGCCATGCCTGCAGATTTCAGTGATACGCGCTGGGCAGCAGATATTCACATTACGCCGAATGGCCGTTTCCTGTACATCAGCGATCGTACTGCCAGCCTGCTGAGCATTTTCCTGGTGTCTGAAGATGGCAGCACGTTAACGCTGACCGGGCATCAGCCGACCGAAACGCAGCCGCGCGGTTTCAATATTGACAACACGGGTGAGTTCCTGATTTCAGCAGGGCAAAAATCTCAGCACATCGAGGTGTATCACATCGATCAACATTCTGGCGATCTGCAACCGCTGGCGCGTTACGCCGTTGGTCAGGGGGCAATGTGGGTGTCGGTGTTAGCGCTGGATTAA
- a CDS encoding LVIVD repeat-containing protein has protein sequence MASTPLPTPDYSRNMRLIGHSDQGGRPDGVQVMVHRGYAYIGHMVSQGVSIVDVRDAKNPKPAGFIAAPPGTWNIHLQTHDDLLLVVNARDLFADASFAEEKVYYTRSVADTVSTKQQGKSWSAGLRIFDISTPDKPREISFLPLDGIGIHRIWYVGGRWAYVSALLDGYSDYIFLTIDLADPQHPEVAGRYWLPGMHTAGGETASWPDGKRYALHHAIISGDTAYGSWRDGGLTLLDVSDRTNPQLISHRNWSPPFGGGTHTALPLPDRDLLIVLDEAVLDNQEDGEKLIWVFDIREPSNPVSIATFPQPKEADYVKKGAHFGPHNLHENRPGSFISSSLIFATYQNAGVRAYDISNPYQPKETGALVPAAPARMVDKRLGRPQIIQSCDVFVDADGIIYSTDYNAGLSIIEYRG, from the coding sequence ATGGCATCGACTCCTCTGCCCACTCCCGATTACAGCCGCAATATGCGGCTGATTGGACACAGCGATCAGGGCGGCAGACCCGATGGTGTGCAGGTGATGGTGCATCGCGGCTACGCTTACATCGGGCATATGGTTTCACAAGGTGTGTCGATTGTGGATGTGCGCGATGCCAAGAATCCCAAGCCGGCGGGGTTTATTGCTGCCCCGCCCGGCACCTGGAATATCCACCTGCAAACCCATGATGACCTGCTACTCGTCGTCAACGCGCGCGACTTATTTGCCGACGCCAGCTTTGCTGAGGAAAAAGTCTATTACACCCGTTCCGTCGCCGACACGGTCAGTACTAAACAGCAAGGCAAAAGCTGGAGCGCAGGGTTACGGATTTTCGATATCTCTACGCCGGATAAACCACGAGAAATCAGCTTCCTGCCGCTAGACGGCATCGGCATTCACCGCATCTGGTACGTAGGCGGACGTTGGGCCTATGTCTCCGCTCTGCTCGATGGCTACAGCGACTATATTTTTCTGACTATCGACCTGGCCGACCCACAGCACCCTGAAGTGGCTGGGCGTTACTGGTTACCTGGTATGCACACCGCTGGAGGGGAGACCGCAAGCTGGCCGGATGGCAAGCGCTACGCCCTGCATCACGCCATCATCAGCGGTGATACCGCCTACGGAAGCTGGCGCGATGGTGGGTTAACGCTGCTGGACGTGAGCGATCGCACCAATCCACAGCTCATCAGCCACCGTAACTGGAGCCCACCGTTTGGCGGTGGCACACACACAGCGCTGCCGCTGCCGGATCGCGATCTGCTAATCGTGCTGGATGAAGCGGTGTTGGATAATCAGGAAGATGGCGAGAAATTGATTTGGGTATTCGATATTCGTGAACCGAGTAATCCGGTGAGCATCGCCACCTTCCCGCAGCCGAAAGAGGCAGACTATGTGAAGAAAGGCGCACACTTTGGCCCACATAACCTGCATGAAAACCGCCCCGGCAGTTTCATCAGTTCGTCACTGATTTTCGCCACTTATCAAAATGCGGGAGTACGGGCTTACGACATCAGTAATCCGTATCAGCCAAAAGAAACGGGCGCATTGGTGCCTGCTGCACCAGCCAGAATGGTCGATAAACGTCTCGGCAGACCGCAGATTATTCAGTCTTGCGATGTGTTTGTAGATGCCGACGGCATTATCTACAGCACGGACTACAACGCAGGTTTGTCAATTATCGAATACCGAGGCTAA
- a CDS encoding sugar ABC transporter substrate-binding protein, giving the protein MKKFTPALLALSLLTALPALANQNATTVPVPTAIANHNGPVRIAVIRNLGSDDNTTQFVSGVLEEGKKLGFKISTFLSNGDDARFQDFVNQAISQKYDGIILSQGRDPYSTDLIKRIVDSGIAVSVFDTAVNGEIPGVTVTQQDDASLTNESFGQLVKDFNGKANIIKLWVAGFPPMERRQLAYQQILKANPGIKELESIGAVSSDVQGDTANKVGAVLAKYPKGKIDAIWGSWDAFSQGAYKALKENGRTEIKLYSIDISNQDLQLMREANSPWKVSVAVDPKLIGKVNLRLVANKIAGEPTPATYEFRAAAIPQALLASQPGAVNVAGLAKIIPGWGHTDDFIAPWFATLEAKQAK; this is encoded by the coding sequence ATGAAGAAATTTACGCCCGCCCTGCTTGCACTGAGCTTACTGACAGCGTTACCGGCTCTGGCTAATCAAAATGCCACCACTGTTCCCGTCCCAACCGCTATCGCCAATCATAATGGGCCGGTTCGCATCGCTGTTATCCGCAATCTGGGATCGGATGACAACACCACACAGTTTGTTTCCGGTGTGCTCGAAGAAGGTAAAAAATTGGGCTTCAAAATCAGCACCTTCCTGAGCAACGGCGACGATGCTCGTTTTCAAGATTTCGTGAATCAGGCAATTAGCCAGAAATATGATGGCATCATCCTGTCGCAGGGTCGCGATCCCTACTCTACCGATTTGATTAAGCGCATCGTCGACAGCGGCATTGCCGTTTCCGTGTTTGATACCGCCGTGAATGGCGAAATTCCAGGCGTGACCGTCACGCAGCAGGATGACGCCTCACTGACTAACGAATCATTCGGCCAACTGGTGAAAGATTTCAACGGTAAAGCCAACATCATCAAGCTATGGGTCGCTGGTTTCCCACCGATGGAACGCCGCCAGCTCGCCTATCAGCAAATCCTGAAAGCCAATCCTGGCATCAAGGAACTGGAATCGATTGGTGCCGTCTCCTCTGACGTACAGGGCGACACTGCCAACAAAGTCGGCGCGGTACTGGCGAAATACCCGAAAGGCAAAATCGATGCGATCTGGGGCTCGTGGGATGCCTTCAGCCAGGGTGCTTATAAGGCGTTGAAAGAAAACGGCCGGACTGAAATCAAACTGTACAGCATCGACATCTCCAATCAGGATTTACAACTGATGCGCGAAGCAAACAGCCCGTGGAAAGTCAGCGTGGCTGTCGATCCTAAGCTGATCGGCAAAGTGAACCTGCGTCTGGTCGCCAACAAGATTGCCGGTGAACCAACACCTGCAACCTACGAGTTCCGTGCCGCCGCCATTCCACAGGCGCTGTTAGCCAGCCAGCCGGGTGCAGTCAACGTCGCGGGATTGGCGAAAATCATCCCAGGCTGGGGCCATACGGATGATTTTATCGCGCCGTGGTTTGCAACACTGGAAGCCAAACAGGCGAAATAA
- the fdnI gene encoding formate dehydrogenase-N subunit gamma, giving the protein MSKPKMILRTKFIDRICHWIVVISFFLVALSGIALFFPTLQWLTQTFGTPQMGRILHPFFGVLIVICLIPMFFRFVSHNIPKKRDLPWFLNIVEVLKGNEHEVAQVGKYNPGQKMMFWSIMGLTLVLLITGVIMWRPYFAHLFPIDIVRYAILLHAAAAIVLIHAILIHMYMAFWVKGSIKGMIEGKVSKRWASKHHPRWAREMEEKETKK; this is encoded by the coding sequence ATGAGTAAACCAAAAATGATTTTGCGCACCAAGTTTATCGATCGCATCTGTCACTGGATTGTGGTGATTAGCTTTTTCCTGGTCGCGCTCTCAGGTATTGCCTTGTTCTTTCCGACCCTGCAATGGCTGACGCAGACGTTTGGTACGCCGCAAATGGGGCGTATTCTGCACCCGTTTTTTGGCGTGCTGATCGTCATTTGCCTGATCCCGATGTTCTTCCGTTTTGTTAGTCATAACATTCCGAAGAAACGCGATCTGCCGTGGTTCCTCAATATTGTTGAGGTCTTAAAAGGCAATGAACATGAAGTGGCTCAGGTGGGTAAATATAACCCCGGTCAGAAAATGATGTTCTGGAGTATTATGGGGCTAACGCTGGTTCTGCTGATCACTGGGGTCATTATGTGGCGTCCTTATTTTGCCCACCTGTTCCCAATTGATATCGTGCGTTATGCCATTCTGCTTCACGCGGCTGCGGCTATCGTGCTGATCCATGCCATCCTGATCCACATGTACATGGCATTCTGGGTTAAAGGCTCGATTAAAGGCATGATTGAAGGCAAAGTATCCAAACGCTGGGCGAGTAAGCACCACCCACGTTGGGCGCGAGAAATGGAAGAGAAAGAAACGAAGAAATAA
- the fdxH gene encoding formate dehydrogenase subunit beta produces MSMQSQDIIKRSATNGFTPPPHVRNDKSEVAKLIDVTTCIGCKACQVACSEWNDIRDEVGHNFGVYDNPADLSAKSWTLMRFSEVEENDRLEWLIRKDGCMHCSDPGCLKACPSAGAVIQYANGIVDFQSEHCIGCGYCIAGCPFNIPRLNKEDNRVYKCTLCVDRVSVGQEPACVKTCPTGAIRFGTKEEMKHLAEERIADLRNRGYDHAGLYDPEGVGGTHVMYVLHHADRPSLYHNLPDNPQISTPVNLWKGILKPLSALGFVATFAGLMFHYVGVGPNTEEMDHEHEGEDKEGGDKHE; encoded by the coding sequence ATGTCAATGCAATCACAAGATATTATTAAACGTTCGGCCACCAACGGCTTTACACCACCTCCGCATGTGCGTAATGACAAAAGCGAAGTGGCAAAACTGATCGATGTCACCACCTGTATTGGCTGTAAAGCTTGTCAGGTGGCTTGTTCAGAGTGGAACGACATTCGTGATGAAGTCGGCCATAACTTCGGAGTTTATGATAACCCGGCGGATCTGAGCGCCAAATCCTGGACGCTGATGCGCTTTTCCGAAGTAGAAGAGAACGACCGTCTGGAGTGGCTGATTCGTAAAGATGGCTGTATGCACTGTAGCGATCCAGGCTGTCTGAAAGCCTGTCCTTCTGCGGGTGCTGTCATCCAGTATGCCAACGGTATCGTCGATTTTCAGTCCGAACATTGTATCGGCTGCGGCTACTGCATCGCCGGTTGCCCGTTCAATATTCCACGTCTGAATAAAGAAGATAACCGCGTCTATAAATGTACGCTGTGCGTCGATAGGGTCAGCGTTGGGCAAGAACCGGCATGTGTGAAAACTTGCCCGACAGGTGCCATCCGTTTCGGTACGAAAGAAGAGATGAAGCATCTGGCAGAAGAACGCATCGCCGATCTGAGAAATCGGGGTTACGACCATGCAGGCCTCTACGATCCAGAAGGTGTAGGCGGTACGCACGTGATGTATGTGCTGCACCACGCGGACAGACCTTCTCTCTATCACAATCTGCCAGATAATCCGCAGATTTCCACGCCAGTCAATCTGTGGAAAGGCATCCTGAAACCGCTGTCTGCGTTAGGATTTGTCGCCACGTTCGCCGGGTTAATGTTCCACTACGTCGGTGTTGGTCCAAACACAGAGGAAATGGATCATGAACATGAAGGAGAAGACAAAGAAGGGGGAGACAAACATGAGTAA